The stretch of DNA CCCGGTGAACTCGTGGACGACTACCTCATCCGTCAtccctacccagcaccgcaggtcgagaaTCAGATTCCAacgcaatttaggtaattagcttaccggtttcgactacctcctactcccggcatgtggttagtactgttcaaccCTCAGTCAAaaggccaacaacggaacggtcctcaatcgacacaggcggagactcaactttcctttattccatagccatgtccaactttccctccgcccggtctccatttccattCTCATAGTATTATTTTTTACTTTCTTACTGAAGTAtcaaacctatatctcgcgggtgataggaaatcacccgtcttctaccgtatCCTACTTCAGCATGGCAGTACTATCGAACTATCATGCTAGTAAAAGACCGGGGTATTCTAAAGGTAATGCATTTAAGGTTCCAAGTAACTCCtagaacttaatgcacaagtacttAAATAACACATTGCATAAACTTAAAAGTAGGGGTGatgctctggggcttgccttgcaagtcagcaaGGTTAGTGGCTTCTTTGGAAACTTGATCAACGACTTCTCCTGGCTGTGATTCTCCTGCGGaaggctcctggatcggctcggcaatcagctcgtaggcgacttcggtttcagcgtctatacgaataaaatatgccattcatgagactcatgaaatgatgcaatgcactacacACAATGAAAGGCATGGACCAAACTCCAAAAGCGTCTACGTAGCAACCTCACAACTAGGGTTACGACGGAAATGGTTTAGAACTGACGTACAAGCTTTGATTCTAAtgccttttagcctgaagtgcttCCTATCAAGCAAAAGTTACTAAACTCGTTTCGAAAGATTAAATACAACCCTAGAACAACATGGATCAAATTAACCAGGGgcttgttttgttgcaaaaacacatgcatgaaagaattaattaccacaattaaaaaaagaaaagagcctAGCTAGAAACAAATTAAAAGCAAGTACCCAACTTGCAGATATGATCTAGCAACAAGAATTTATCAACACAACATAattttgataaagcatgccacataaaatttccaacatttattgatggccgaaaacatttattttagccCTAGCAAAATAAACTGAACAACAATAGATCCACGAATATGCACATAGGATATATACCTAAATTTTTTTCAGTGCAATACACATGCAAAGAGTAGgttaccataaaattttcaggatttttagacaaacagaacaaccgatacaaaataaactagcttaaacacaaaccataattttagcaggggcaaaagtgacatttcacctgcatgactatttttcctctgaagatctggaCTTAagaaacccaacaaaatttattttgtattttattatttttcctagATTTTATACAAACTTTGCAAACCTCActcaaatcaaacaaaaaaaaaaacaaaaactacCCCTACCCCCctgaccagcgggccccacccgcagtggaacagagggagcagggggggtgctctgctctgcctgcctgccccggccgcgcacgccggcggcgcgcctgcGCGAGCATGGCGGCCATGGGGCCGGTCGACCAGCAGGGCAGtgcgggcggggcggcgtgcGGCCCGCGCGCAGGGAGGCTGGCACGCCCGCGGCCCGTGCACAGGGCAGCCCGGGGCGGAGCTAGGCTGCGGCGGTGCGCAGCGTTCCAGCCGGCGCGGCGCAAGGCAGTGGGAAggcggggcaggccggcggcTAGGGGGCCTAGGCGACCccagggcgcgcggcggtgctTCGCTAGCTCGCGCAggagcggcccgcggcggcgagcgcggctgcgcaaggcggccacggcggtgtggcggcgccccggcggcggtggtgcgaaGTTCGGAGGGGGAAAGGGTCGGGAACGATGACGGGCTCGCGGGGACGCTCACCACGGCTTGAATGGGGCGGAGGTGTACCGGAGGACGGGGATCGAcggaggggcggagctccggcgcggagcggcaatggcggccggtggcgcaGGGGCCGATTCGGCCCGGGATTGCCTCGAACGGGCACGGGAtggggcggaggaggtggaggacaaGGCGAAGTGGCTTGGGGCGCGAAGAATCGAGCGGGGTGGCGGGGTTTGGCCGGCGCGGCTCAGCTCGGCTTCAGCTCGTCGTGAGCtcggggaaggagaaggggagggaACGAGAAGCATCCAGGGCACTCGAATTGATAAGGCGACGCGCACAGAGGGCGAGGTTCGCTGACGGCCGACACGTGGAGTCACCGGCGCGTCGCCGGTCGCGGTATGGGCGGCGGTACGAGCACAACACAGTGGAGCACAGTAGCCGTGTTTGAACAGTTTTGACCCAATTTTGACCacccaaaactcaaattttcatatgggaacatgaaatttggccaaaataaaagttgtagaggaagtgaagatctacaactttgcttttgggcgaaagttgatttggagctcggattagAGAGAAAAACGCGATCAAACACGGCTAAATCGATGCTCACCGCGCGAACTCAATTAACACTAATGACAAGATTAAACTCCTAATTAGCAAAAATAAGCTCATGATTAGCGCTCACTAACACTGGGGGTGTTACAGCCATGCTCCTAGATCGGGATCAGGCTCCGAGGCAACGGTGACGCCACGCTCCGGCGATGGCGAGCACCACCACCTGTGGCCCGCGGCGCCCCGCAGCAGGGGCCGCCTCATCCAGGGAGGAGGGACCGCGGGGCGGCGAGTCGCCGACGGGTGGCGCGGCATGGGGATGACGACGCGGGGAGGGGCGCGGGGCGCTGGCGGCACGGATGGGGCAGGGTTGCtgcaaactgatctgaagaGGAGAGAAAAAGAGGGGGAAAAGTGGGGCCCACTCCAATCTAACTCAAATAAACACCCTTTAGAGGAAATAGTTTTTTGAGGTGGGTTAAATGCATCTAACATAATCTAATCCACCCCGTTTGGATAATTTTGAGTTAGATGACCTCAATCTAATCCAATCTAACTCTAACCCATAGATtcaagggtcagttggatccatgccactccaacttcttgaaattggatttcatgttgaaattcatgtcattgagtggcatgattttgaacatgaaacTCAATTTCACGGAgctgtggtggcatgaatcgaattttccctagaTTCAAACGGGACCGTGTACCCAGTCAATTGAAATATTGGCCAGCAGCCACCTGCAGGTTGCATCAAGGCCTTGGCACATGGACAGGCAGATAGCAGCCTTGGCGTTGCCATTCCCCTCACCATGAGGCACTGCGCGCAGCCAGCCGCTCTCCCCAACCGTCTCCAcgcactgcgccgccgcgtacacgccgccgctcgcggtCGCGGCCGCCGCAGCGAACCCTGGTGCGTTAGGGACGGCGGCCGCAAGATTGGAAACCAGTGCCCGCGCCGCGTCGGCGAAGCCGGCGACTTCCAAGGCGGACCCGTTGCAGATCTGCGTGTTTCCCGGGAGCGTGGCCTGGTCGAAGAAGGCCGTGCTCTGTGGTCTCGTAGCGGATCACGCAGCCGTCGAATATGACACGGGCGCCGTTGgtgccgccgcacgcgccgtggaggcgcgcggcggccgcgtcgaAGCAGGCGACGCAGTCTCGGCCCGCGTCTCATCTCGGTATTATTCTACCTGTTTAATGTTGAATAATTGGGGATGAGTAAAAGTGTGGGTATGAGTACGGGCGACCCGTGGCTCTCCCCAACGGCATCGTGACACCCACCACCGTTTGCTAGCGAAGCTCAGCAGCTGCGGTGCATCGACCGCGCCGCCTCGTGCAGCGTGGCACGATTACCGGCACACTCCGCGAAACAAGGAGACGTCCAGCGTgcatctacttttttttttcgagACTCAGGGCACCCGAAACAGTAAACGTAAGCAGCTCTCTATAATGTGTGCCACCTAAGCCTGTAGAGAGCACAAACGACGACGATATCTTCAATGGTCCATCTATAGCACAAGACAACCATGGACCCCACGTATTTAGTAATTTTACTTCACCATTTTCTCTACAGCTCATCTTATCTGCTCGTCAGCTGCTCCTCCGACGGCGACGACAACGGATCTCATCTTGGAGCTTCTCTTCCTCCCCGGCGCACAGCGTCTGCGCTCGTTCAGGAGCAAGCGTTCTGGCTGCAGGGCTTCTCCTACTCtctcgcggtggcggcgctcaaGCTATCTCCCCGCTGCGCCCATGCCGGCGGCCTCGCACGCcgtccgcctcggcgaccccaCCGCGGGCCTCGCGCACCTCTCGCAGCGTGCACCCAATCTCGTGTGGGTGTCGGCCACCTGCCTCGCGACGGCAGGGCGAACTCACTGTTGGCCTCGTGTGCTGCTCATTTCCAGATCGAGCTCGCCGGGGGCCTCGCGCGTCGCCCGTGGCCGGATCGAGCTCGCCACCGGCcttgctcgccggcgtgcggtgttGGCCGCCGACCTCCCGCATCACTCGTCGCACTGCCGACCCAGGGTTTgaaatttcggtgaaatttcgtcgaaattcggcgaaaaatttcgttttcgctatttaccgggaaaaaaaatttcggtatttttcggaaaatttcgtttgaaaattcaaaattcaaaaaatttcagccAAAAGTcaccgaaattcgccgaaatttaccgaaatttcggaacgaaatttcgtttccgctaaacaccgggatttgcAACTAAAACAAAATGGTTAACCCTGTGCCGACCTCGCCGCACCTCCCAAAGCCCCGTCCGCCTCGCCTCATTTCCGCTGTGGGGCCCGCTCGGTATCGGGTCGCGTGCTAGCGGCTCTCGCTAGTTCTGGCGACAATTCATTCTCTCACCTCGGTTCTCTTTCCTACGTGGCTCTCTTGTAGAGAGCATATCGACGCCGTTGCGGCTGCCCTCAGCGTGCATCTACTCGGAACGAGTACTAGATTCATTGTCAGCGACCATAAAGGTTTGACGCCACGTGAGGGGGCCCAAGGCCCGAGCAGGAGCAGGTGCGTGCAGACGCTGGCGTGGGCGCCTGGGCGGTGGGCCGGCCTGCTGGATAATAAGGGCGTCCGCAGGGGACGTCGACTTGCCTGGTGATAAACAGTAGCCGCCGAGGGAACTTCTCTCTGGAGCTAAAGCAGACGGAGCTGAAGGCGTTTGGCAGCAGAAGCTGTCGAGTGAGCCGAAGCTGCAGCCTCGCCGAGAGAGACCTAAAATACTCCTCGCAGGAGCGTACCCGCATCCACTTCTTCCCCTGCCTGGCCTCCGCCCCACCCGCGCCGCCCCTTTTCTACATCTGCATCACGCGCGATGGTAAACCTAAATCTTCTCCCCTCCCTGTCCCGTCCTCAGGTCAGGCTGTTTTTGCCCTCGGCCTTGACGCTGCTCATGCAGATTGGCTGTTCAACGAGAAGGCCGCGGCGTCGTGGGTAACACGAGGCCGTGGTCATGCGCCGATGGAGAGAGCACCGCACACGGCGGCTAGGCTGTCTTATTTCGATCTGCGATTCTCTTCTGACTTGAGTTTTGATTTCCGTTGGAATTTTGTTTTGAGATTTATTTAGTCCCGTTTCCCGTTTTTCATTCCTTCATATTTTGATTCGAGATTTATTCCCGCTGATGCTACTTTGTTTAGGACTCCACATGGGAGAAAAAAATGTTTCTCTCCATGTGTTAAAAGGCTACCTTCATGCCTGAGTGCAGCTCCATAGTTCCCTTGTCTTTAGATCTTGTGAATGCATCCGATGCAGATGAATgatttttctaatattttcatcTTTCAAACGCATCAGTTGTAGATCTGCAAATAGTTTCTTATTTGTAGATCTCGTTAAATATCATCCTCTTGTTCATTTTCTAAAATGATAAGCTATCAGACTTCTTTCCTGTGTCGTGTATGTATCTTTGAGAGGAAGACTACTCCTAATTTTGCTGTTGCGATTACATCCTCTTAAGCTCAGGAGTAGAGGGCTATATGCTCCTCTTTTTGCTGTTAAATGTATGCAAACCCTCTTGTGCACTCTATGCGAACCAAAGGATTAGTATTCcccttttgtttgttttattATCATATAACTTCCGAATATCATTGATTTGCTGCTGTCCTTTTTCAGCTATTTTGGATCATGTCTAGAACCCAGATGCAATCGTGGCAAGAACGAGTTGATCTTAAATTGTTTGCCGTCCTTTGCTTTTTATTTTTCCCTGGATTAATCTAAAAATAACATTGTTGCAATATTGATGTGGTTTTGTTTCCTTGGGCTGGGCTAGGTTTTATTAATCCATAGCCCTTATCGAACTGGCGGTGCGCCAGAGGTTCGAGTTtagctttcttgaggttgtggatcgagtttttttttttcattttcaattgCGATTCCTTGCTTGCATCCCAGCCCGCTTAGAGTTGATTGTCTCCCCAGTCAGAAGAGAAATATTCAGTTCACAGCATCATTAAACTATCACAGCATTTCAGCACTCACACTCCATCTCTCTTCTAATTTCTATAGTTCTGAATCTTGATTCAGTGTTGTTCCGCTGGCCCTACTCTGATTGAGTTGCTACTCCTCAGGTCTCAACCTGTCGAGACTCGAGACAATGGTTTATCTAGTTGCCCTGTGGATTTTTTTTGTGGTCTTTATCCCGAGTAATGCATATTATGCATGATCTACCCTGCTTTAGTGCTTTACCCTGCTTTACATCCTGTAGTGTATGCTAATTATGATGCTGCAGTTCTGCAAAGTTGATAGCCATCTCGGCCTCCCCTAGTTTCAGTTGCGATTGGGCAAAACAGAGAGATTATTTTAGAAGGTAAGAATTCAGAATCTAATCCAATATTTAGAACCAAAGCCATGTATACCATATTTAGACCCAAAGCCATCCATACCGAATTGCATTGTCGAATGGATACCAGTATTCAGGAGTGCATTCCGTACATAGTTTCACTAATTATTACAGAGCATTAAAATCACCATCTTAGTAGTAAAAGTAGCTTGGATACTCTTCCCACATCTGAATTAAACTAGGTAAGTTCACTTCCTCCCCTTGCCCATAGGCTGCTTCACATGGGTCCCGTTCTTCTTCGGGGGTGGTGGCTGCTTCCCCTTGGGAGCTACTGGTGGTTTGCTTTCGTGCTTTGTCTTGGATGGTTTCTTCTTCTGGGTTTTAGCCTGTTTTTTAGCTTCCCTTTTCTTTCTCTCCTCAGCTCTCTTGTTGTCagcttccttcttcttcttcatatcAGAGTCCTTCTTCTGAACTTCCCTTGCCCTGACGCCTTCCTTGAAGTGAGTGGCGTCGTGTTTGTCGATGAACTCCTTGTCGAAAAACCCGTGGCAGGTGCAACTGTTGCAACTAAAAGGCATCAAGCCCTCCTTTTTTCCCATTATCCCTACATAAACAATGTCATGTTATCAGCAACTTTAAAGATATTATTATTATCAGCTAATAAAAACGCATCGACTTGTTTCTGACAGCAAACATATCTTAAACTTAATACAGATGCACATACCAAAATTGTATCATTGCAGTGCGAAATGCAAGATTCATTTCTTTCAATTCATAGTACATTATCACAGAGGACGCATAATAATCAACTAATCATCATAACTGACACATGTTATCATTCCATATGGTTGAAAAGATATTATCAGCATATCATATGGTTGAAAAGATATTATCAGCTGATAAAAATGCATGTACTCGTCTATGACAGCAAACATCTCCTAGACATACAGTTTTACATCTTCACATATGCACGTGCCACAATTGTATTATCACAGTGCTAAATGGATCATCACAATTGTAAGATGCATTATCACAATGAAGTAGGTTTGGCCATCACAACACGCATGGTAAGCAACTAATCACCATAACAAACATGTTATCAACATTTCTACTGCCAATCTAACAAAGTGTTAGCAAAAATTCTAGCACCAAGTTATTGTACTAGCAAAAAGGTATACACTTGTCTCGACAATTTTACCCAAATTTTACCAGACCGTGATCTTAAAGCAAATTCGCCATGTTTTATTCAAGGCAACCAGAAATGGAGTGCATTTGCTTGCAAATTCGCCTGCATTATGCTAATCAACAACATACTGTGACCACAATCGATCAACTACGCTCAATCGTCGGATCAGATCTAGGGATTGAAGGACGGACGGTCAGATCTAGTATGCTATTCAAGCAAAATCTCAGGTATCTGGAGCAGGCCCCAGAAACTCCCAACTGCCATATCGGGCAGGGCTATCTACTCTAGGGTAGGCTCTAGAATCCGAACAAACAGAACTCAGATGCAGATATGTTCCTATTCAGATCAGAGATCCGCCAAGGATTCGTTCGAACCTGGTCGAGGTTTGTCGGGCTCGGAGATCCGaaaggcgcgggcgcggcgggcagagggaggccgcgcggtggcggcggcggcggccggacggAATGGGATAGCCAATATTGTATCGTTGGCCACTTGGCCGTGGCGTGCGCTAAGGTCTTGGTTCCAggatttttttcagaagtctcTATCATATTAAAaggaattttactattttatagtattaaataaaatctgtttataaatgtttttttgacagctgagtgcttttttgcgagacgaatctaatgagcctaattaattcataattggctataatgatgctacagtaaccattcgctaatcatagattaagataactcattagattcgtctcgcagtttagtctcaggattctgcagttagttttataattaatatttatttaatacttctaaatattaAAAAGTTCCcaggacttttttgaagtccgTGAATCTAAACACCTATTAGGAGAGGGCTTCGTGGCATGTGGCGGTCACGTGAGCCAGAAGAGTGGCACTGGAACTTGTGCGCTCCGTCCAGGGATTCCGCACACTTCCATGAGGCTGATAGCTGGGCCCATATCATCGTAGACCCACTGGCAGTGTCATTTGCTCCAGCAGGGGAACGCGCCCCCATGCGTCGCCTCGTACCGCGCTTCCCACCACGGAAAATCTGTGAAATGAGGGTGGGTCCGGGCTCCACACGGGCCCGCCAATCAGTGATGGAGGCTGACCGCAAGGCGAGATCGCCTCGCGTCCGCGCCCCCGAGGAGATATTCCTCGGCGGTGAGAGGAGCGCCGCTGCCGCGTGGATCCGAGGGAAAGGGCCCAGCTAGCAGCGACGCGGGTGTGGAGAGCGGCTGTGTGGACTGCATCGAGGGGCAGGTCAGGTTGCCACGCTCCGCGTCACCTGCGATGCCGCTCTTGCAAAGCCAACTCTAGGACTTCAAATTTCACTGTTTGATCTTGTTTAGTTCCCGTTAAAAATGTTACACATCAATTACATAAAtatttagacacatgcatggcgTATTAGAtgtaaataataaaaaaaaaatcaaatttcaCAGATTCTCTGTAAattgcaagacgaatcttttggaTCTAATTAGTTTGTGATTAGataataaattgctacagtaacatgtgctaatgatgaattaattagtcttagtaaattcgtctcgtagtttacagacgagttttgtaattagtctatgtttaatacttaaaatgtgaaaagattttatttcaaaaactttacacaaAGGAGCTAAACATTCCTCCTCTAATTTTTTtaaagagaatcttgctatttagaagtattaaataaaatttgttacaattttttttacggATGGCTTATAAATCGCGAGATAAATTTAATGAGTTTACTTAATCTATAATTTACAGCAAtgattatgaattaattaggatcatcatattcgtctcgcgatttacaactcatctgtgtaatttttttgtgaacatattttatttaataatcctaaatagcaagattctctttgatgtgatggaGTGTAAAATTTTTGAGGAGGGAACTAAACACATATTTTTATTTAGATAAGATTTTCTCTCCATATTTAGATGCACTCCAACATGTTAGCCAAATCTTactcttatatatttttttctttgctaGATTCATGCTCCTACGTTGCTACGAGCTGCAAAATATTCATAGTGCATAGCATTCGATAAATCCAATTCGAATACTAACAATACAGAATGCTTGATTAAAAAATATAGTTTTCGAATTAAATCTAATCTAGGCACACTGAAGTTCTGTGGCCAACTAAGACTATTTTATATCCTTTACAGTGATGCGGCTAGGATAGTCTTTAATATTGTTGGAAAATAATTCCCGATATGCATTTGCTTCATGTGCCAAAATGCCAAAATACCGATGAAGACGTTCCGACGCAGTGCTCTTGCATCCTGAGCATTTTCAAGTGATTGTTCAGTAGTGTGACATGTGGATTTACACAAGCAAGATAAAAAAGCTCTAATATGAACTGATACCAAAAGTTTGTACTAACCATACAGGTTTGGGTCCTGGTGAAGCTGCCGACAGACTCTGGACCTAGGACTCTAGAGTCAAGGAATGGAGATCATTTACTTAGCAATTAAACACAGTGAGCCTATAAAAACATGAATTCCGACAGTCCAAATTAGCAATCTGCGTGTTTTGTACTCTGCATTTTGTTATATTTTTTAGGCTAATCGTAACAGATTCTCTCTCCGTCTTTGTGTGTGTCAGGTTGTCATGTCATATAGCACAAAGTAAGCAGCTCTGTCTCGGCAAGAGCTAATGCATTAGTCAAATAGCAGAATATATTTTAGAGACAActaaataatttcaaataaaaTGACTAATTCATGTCTACACCAACAGCATGACTCGACTTGAACGATCAAAAGCAAGTATATGCAAAACCGGAAATATCAgtgtactctctctctctctctctcaaagcAGCACCTCCAACTGCTTAATCACATGCTTGAAATAATGGGGAAGCAAGAACATGGAGCGCTCAAACAAATTAACTGGTTAATGACGTCTGCAACAACATTTACTAATAATAACCATTCGATCCTTCAAAAAaaaccattcgaatggatttaCACCAACCATGCAAGCATCATTAACGAAAAAGACataaatgaatttgaattcgtaACTGCaacacccaggtgttaatcCTCGGTAGTTAAGTTAATCATGGTCATTAGTTTCAACTCACACGACAAATCACTAAATCCGATTTTTTCCTGTCAACTTGGGCCACCGATCTGACCAGtcagagcaaccggtctgaccggttgaactggtTTCAACCGTTTGGAGGGGCCCCACGGCATTTAAaccactccctctctctccctcaccaacTCACTCCTCAGCGCCCAGCTCTCTCCCACCCCGAGCTCCCCCTCTTCAAACTCTCACTCTCCAAATCTCTCACCCCAAATCCATTTCAAGGCTTGGGGAGCTTCAAATCGGGGTCGAGGATCATCCTCTCCATGCGCTCTTCCCCGGGGTGACGTGGATTCAAGTCCTACGCGGGGGAAACCGGCTCACTTAAGGTATCCTAGCTACGGATGGGTCGATCTCCTTTTTCTAAATGATTTTAGGTGATTTTCTCTGGTCAGAAACGTCCAATTGTATCCATGAACTAGTGCCTAGAAGGGTTTTAGGattggtgggcgattttcgccgcgccaaggaTTCTAGCTCTAGGTCTgggcaggaccggtctgaccggtaggatggaccggtctgaccggtagcgtGGCTAGGTTAAGAaggaccggtttgactggtattgggaaccggtctgaccggtggggcaTTGGTTGAGAGGGTTAAGTGCGGGATAGTTGGTGCAAATAATTAGAAATTAATTTAGTTAttggttacttgtaatttttataaatcatgcatgcatttctcGTATCATATGCATATGTATATGTGTAGCAGCCGCAACGGAGGAGGTGGTGTACgaagtggttgcggagccacaggagccgcaggggcaagccccgcagcaggaggttcgTGGGGAgttggcccaaggcccaactgaCCCTAGTTCTGagcagcagactcaaggcaagcctcagtgcatgtcctattatttcaaatttatgaATTACTATATATATttactacttgtgcattacgttcaGGGGTTGTTTGAaatcttagttgcatgatccctaggtcttCCCGGGCTTTATACTAGTATGGATAGGTCGGTaacactgctatgcttaatagggcccgatagaagtcgagtgatttttctgtcactcgcgagatttaggATGTCTTTATATTACATTGTAAGGTTTACTATATTCAGGatggaatgaatggaaatttggagaccggacggggacggatgatgatgtataggtatggcagcaggatagggttcctgggtgccttagccccgtctgtgtcggttaaggaccggtcattgtcggcagtgctgatcggggattgaattgtactaaccgcatgccgggagtaggagatagtcgaaaccggtaagccgagtactgctttgcttcgaaagtacaggaacccgcacccaactcctagggtagtcgagtggccgcggagaaaggGGTTGcgtatgtttacttttggtggtctcacgtagggcttggctgactatatgtcgttgggctggttcttgtagttcgaggcggggagggaaaAGGTTGGtacgtggggtccgacggggcttttgcgtgccgtgttggttaggtccaccttgcaaggttaaatcgaatcgattcgccatgtctcgcggttatgagagtcttgatctctttgctgtaTCGTAGTAAGATGATGGAACAAGAATTACACATAACGGTGATTACTTTGAATTATTGTTGATTGCTTCACCCTGTTTTGTTAGATTTGgattatgcaaatattagaatgtgattaatatatatatagaactgggagctaaaataatgaaattaaggaattactttagtcgcttttctgcaaataaaCCACCAGTCAAATGCCTTGTATGTCTAGATAcgtgggctaagtatatccactagtcgggtaagtcttgctgagtattagttgctcagaaTTTGTTGCCACCATATTTTATTTCAGGACATCCAGACGTggatttctgcccctgctgtatCAAATTCATCCGCCGTGATGCAGAGAGTTAGGAAGTGGTGGATCGAGACCCCTAGGCTAGGAGTTTGTTGGGTTGCACACTCGTGGGCAGAGTGTGCCATCTGTCTGTTtttgttggaccggt from Panicum virgatum strain AP13 chromosome 9K, P.virgatum_v5, whole genome shotgun sequence encodes:
- the LOC120647429 gene encoding hepatoma-derived growth factor-related protein 2-like; translated protein: MGKKEGLMPFSCNSCTCHGFFDKEFIDKHDATHFKEGVRAREVQKKDSDMKKKKEADNKRAEERKKREAKKQAKTQKKKPSKTKHESKPPVAPKGKQPPPPKKNGTHVKQPMGKGRK